ATAGGATGTGGAAAGAAGATGTTTCACATGTCTACACAGTTAAATCTAACTTAGCTTCGATATCACCAAGATATAGTCCTATCCAATCCTAGAGGGTGTTTTTAAATGTCTTTGGAAATATTTTATCCCAACAAAGTTATTGCCATTGAGTTAGACATTGCTTTGACTACCTACACGTGTGCAACTATCTTAAAAAGGTGTTATGTTTAGACCCTTAGAGTATTAGTCGTGTTTTTTGCTTCTTTCATGAAAAAgtacataaaatttaatttctttaattttcaatgtCCAATTTCTGACAAGGTATGATCTCACATATATATACTCTTGGATAGGATTTCTTGTGGACTGCATCATGTAGGTTTTGAACATTACACTCAACATGATGTTTTTGtaaaaggaaaacaattttcatttctctttaGACTTGATTGACCACTCCCCTCCCTCTCCCTTTTCAATCTATTTTCTTTCAACCAAACTTAAGAAACTCAAGGCCCAAGGTGCTCTAACTCAAGGAGGTTCCATTTCTTCATCAAGTTTCCAACTCTAATGCTTTAGGTGAGATCCAGTTTGGCAATATGGAGGGGGTTTGCCTCCCCTGCCTCTGTCTCAAACTCTGCCATCGATCTCACTAGGGTTAAAAAATGGGTGTTCATCCTTGCCCCAAACATGGGTAGGGTTAGCCCCATCCTCACCTTGTTATTCTTTCTTTCGAGATTTACATCACTGAATCATGAAcagttacataaaaaaatttgatatcaCACTTTAATTGAAAATCTTAAAGCTCAGTTTATGGGTCTTCTCTTTAGTTATATGGTACTCAATTTTTTCACTTATAATCGATGTAAGATTTCAATCgcatttgattttattattacaacacttattttttatttattatcagtgtaaagattttttttcattctaattcatttttttagatatttagagatttccacaaataaaataaataaaggaaacCTCACGAATTAGAAAGATTTAGAAATCCTTTCAAATCTTTGAgacattacaaaaaaatatcagcAATGTCATCCAAACTCTCTGGAATTTCAAACTCGAACAAGTCACTAAAAAAGCTATCCCTCTCTTCGTCCGTGCCACTTCTTACATAGTTGGATGATGAATTCAACCGGTTTGGACTTGACACAGGCGTAGGCAGAACCGAATCACACTCCATGTTTTGGTTTGCATTGTTCAGAGAGTGCACCAAAGCATCATGGTTCCCTGACAAACCAACTTGGTTTTGTTGCAAAACAAGGTTCTCATCACCCGAAGGAGAACTTGAACAGCTCAAGTTTGCCACGGTGCCCGAGAAGACTTCCACATTGTTTGTCTGAGTAGTAGGcatttgaaattgaaactgTGCTGAGTCTAATGATGGTGGGGTGGTAACTTGGTTTTGTACATAATTGTGTGAAGCCAAATTTGGGTTCTCATCATTGTTGATTGTTGATAGAAGAGAGGCAGTGGAAGCCAGCTTTAGTAACCCTTGGTTCATCAAAGCTTGGGCACGTAATAAGCCTTGCATGTTCAAAAGGGAGGGGTTCCCGAACACTGACCTTAAAATAGAGGACATGTCAAGTAGGTCAAGGCGTGGGGTGTGTGTGACTGGGTCAATTCCCATTCGAAGTAGCCTCTTCCTAATGTGGGTGTTccaatagttttttatttcgTTGTCGGTTCTTCCTGGTAACCTTGATGCTATAGCTGACCATCTAAATAAGCCGTTCATAAATTAACCATATTGATTAGCAATTAGTATAAAACAACCTCATATTGaagcttaattttttaaatgataaggaTTGTGATAAATGAAGGAAAATGGTCATAGACTTCTTACTTGTTACCCAAGATACTGTGCAACTGAATGATgatatcttcttcttctaagGAGAATCTTCCTCTCTTTATATCGGGTCTAAGGTAATTTGTCCATCGAAGGCGGCAACTCTTGCCACACCTTTTTAGGCCTGTAATTAAGTAACATAATCAATAAGTTAGTATCTATTAACTTCTTAAAATCATATCCATGGAAAATCACATCACACAGAACCAAATTAATAGCTATAAATTGATCAACATGGTTTACAtctttttgaaacaaaaatgataattttgatctattaaaaataacgtgacacacatcaaatatatcTTTCCTATATCAAAACACTGGGGAAGGGTAGGGAAAAGGAAATTATAACAGATACCAGCATTTTTAGGGAGGGATCGCCAATTGCCTGGTCCATGAAACTGAATGTAGTTGGTGAGTTTAAGATCTTCCTCTGGTGTCCATGGAcccttcttgagtccattcttgtcACAGCAAGGAACTCTTCCCATTTTCAAACTATATAGATGAAAAGTGAAGCGGAAGCACGGTGCAGAATGGTTGGTTCCAAAAAGCCTAAAGCTAGGATAGCTTAATATGTCTTATCACAAAACTATAGAAATAGGGTTCTGACTTCTGATACACAGAAAGTGAACTTCTGCTGCTTGTCGTGATGGCTGAGAAGACCAGTGTTTTTATAGCAGTGTTAGATTGTTCCAAGTCAAAAGGATTTGGCGCCGGCCATGTGACACATGTCTCTCTCTCAGCGATGATACGCTTGATCGTATCTGCTGTATACGTGTAAAATACATACATACAGTATATTGCATTGACAATTTACAGTTATATAAGTCATGCATTGATAtttctacataaaaaaaaagagcattaCTATATGCTAAGAACATTACTAATGGTTACATATCATTggttaaatcataaattaaagaataagaaaaaagggAAAGTTTGATGGAAATCATGCCTAAAATAATGAATACATAAGCTTCGTGCAATTCGTTTCGTACTATCCAATATTTCCCAACAAAAAACAATGCCTCACTTTTTTAATGCAAGGACTAATTTTGATGGTATAATAACTATAAGTCATTGCATTGGAATTGAAACATAAAAGGAAACACCCAAAGATAGAAgttattaagaaatatttaaatctcACATGCATTATAGAcacaatatcaaaataaaatatataaataaggattaatcttaatattaagataaaatatagaaaaaaatatcatataaattaattttgaaggcTGAATACCCACGTTCTAAGAGAAGAAGTAGAATATAGTATTACTATTTAATATATGATCTTTAACAGTATTTTTTTGCCgatacttaataaaaatattgttaaaaatctttggtaacattaaaaaaatattatcaaattataaataaatgttactaatatattcttataatattttatcaaatgtgtATAATCCATTTTactaaagtataaaaatatcataaaaagacTTTAACAATATAAACTACGcacaatatttgataaaatgtcacaaaaatatattagtaatatttatttataatttgataaaattttttgAATGTTGTCAAAGTTTATAACAACATTTTTATAAAgtgttaaagataaaaaaaaaatattactaaagtTTACATGTTTATGTGCAGCAGTGTATTCTTTCTAGATTTTCAGTTACCTCCATATATCTACTAGGTTTGTGGCATTGGCACATGAACCGTGGCACGTGACATTAGGAGGACAGAAGGGGGTTAATGAAATTCAAAACTGATAAGGACATACCAATGAAGAAATCAGGTTGAGAAAACGATTTTTGAACTTTTGAGTTTGATTTTTGTATGTATTTAGCGGAATAGTGGACGGTACGGTTGTTAAGTCCTCTTAACAACGTTTGCAGAAAATATGCCTACTATTTCTCTTTCATTACGCTGCTTCGCTGGGGTTTCGTTTGACTAAAGTTGTTTATATGTCAAACTTTTACAAGGGTGTGAAGGGAAGAgttgagagaaagcaaaaacaaaGCTTAAATTTTTACATGGGTTAAGGGTCAATGTAAATGATGGTAGAGACCAAACCGATAGGTAACATACTGACATTGGTACGTATAAGGGTTAAGGGAAATACTTATGTCTCTACCAATCATTATTGGAGAGAAAAATGTGTAacaaagtaaattatatatattgtaaaaagaacatcttttttcttcatttttctttttctgatgTATGCGTGGCGTTGGTCAGAAAAACGGCCCCCTTTGCTCACAAACTCCCCCCCTCATTTGCATTTCAATtctaataattttgttaaacatTCCTTACTTaacgaaaaataattaattccttGCGCTAAACAAAACATTCCTTACTTAATTAGCTAGTATTTGATTTTGGTAGTTTTGTCCATCCTCGAAATtttgacttttttctttgttattcAAATTATACAATGTATAATATTATTGGGTGAGGATGTGTTACCTTCTTGAACAAATGTCCATGAATAAGAGACCAATTTTCCATGGTAGTACTAATAGGGACCTCTCTAACGAGTAAAACAAAATCCATGACAGGTGTCATTAACCTTTTCCACAAATGAAGTCAGCGatatctcattttattttgttcttcgCAGCAAGCAAGGTGCAGGTTGCTTAATATGCTACCTAGCTTGCATCCCTGGCAATGGCATCATGTATTCAAAATACTTTGAAAATCAGGTGCCAAAATTCATCAACCCTCCATCTAACACTGCATGATTTAAGTCAAATGCTATTTtagttttcattctttttctcctttcattaaaaaaatatattagaatattGTTGTTGAGATTACACTCAAACGTCAGTTCCATTTTTACTAGGGTGTTTATAGGAATGAGTTATATTCACATGCatgataaataacttattaTAATATGTTTGCCTCCTTGTTTTGCATCTATAGGACATGTATTATGCCCAactctatttttaatcaatgcaatttttcttaaaaagaaatCGGAAACAATTGCTATTGTGAGAGATGCATTCTCCAAATCAGAAATATGTATGATCTTGCTTCGCTTTTCGGGCCCGAATTATTAGTTGTGTCGTGCGGAACTGGGtaacaacatttttattttatttttaaactttggcccaaatttatatttaaattaattacttaatcATAGACATTGAAGATCACATAACCTGCTCGAGGTAATTACTTGGcgcaatataaaaaaacttgatGACGATTGGCTTCCCTGAAATAGTGATCTACCATCCCTTTGATGTTGACTACATTAAGTTCATTATATGGAtactttgttattttattggtgTATGGTTTCCTAAACTCCAACAAACTTTGAATctttcatgtttttgttttgttaatttgttccaAGCACTATGTTGCATAGACGCATGTGTTTTCAATTACTCCAATAAAATATAGTAAGTGATTGTTTCTATCTCAAGCTACATGGCCCATGTCTCTCACGTCTTAAGCTTATactgattgtgaaagaaaaatttGTGTTCATAACACATacagagaaataaaaatgaatctctattttatattttaatcatattaaaatagataaaacaGTAAAAGTGTATCtattaatcaaatttttaagtatgaaaattatttaataatgtaaaaactcTACATGACTTCACATTGAGATTAACTTTTATTATCAATCTCTTGATGAGCAGAAAGTAAAACAatccttttaaaatattttggtgATTGTGtaatgaaagaagaagaaaagaaagtggtgACTCAAGTCAACTTTTGTGACTCAAATTTTTCAAACGGGTTGAACTTTGTTTGTTTCTATCAGTTACTTGCTTGTAGCACTTTcaaatttgaaacaaatttgACCAGGCAAAATTgaatttgttgttttattttaacaaactgCAACGTGAACCTACGTTGCCTTTcaccaaaataatttatatattattttacattctTAGTACTAgcaaataatataatagtatttcacttgaaattaattaattacttgattatattaaattttttaatttaataatcaaatattaaaatcaattttttaataaaaattaaaacattcattTGTGTAATCCTTATAGGTTTAATGCTAAGCTAGTAacatattaatcaaattaatatattaattaagatatgttgggattcaatcaatcaatgtAAGTTGATTCTAACAGACAATCATCTATTATAATCACATGTTTTCTATCCATGTAGAAATTACCGCATAAAGATGAATAAAATTCCACTAGGTTCTCATactaaaaagaaaactaaatggAGAAGCGTACCTAGATTAACCACAATGAAATGATGAAAGGTTGAATAAGGATCAAGATTAGTTCTATAATCTTCCAAATATAGAGAGCCTTTTGGTTCCTTCTCTGAATTTTTTCTTCTGATGGGggataaagagaaaagaaagcaaAACTATAAGTTCTATCGCTCCTCTCTATAAATGGGGACCATAACCTCTTGCATTGGTAACTTCCATCATTTATCTCAAATTTGATGATTATAATTTGGCCTTTCATCAAAATATAACATCACTAATGGTAGCTACACAATTAGCCTTTCATGACTTATATGCCCTTagccataattttatattgattaaaccactttaatattttgactaataaaataatgatcttaactcattcaattatgtgatatatatatatatatatatatatatatatatatatatatatatatatatatatatatatatccttataATCCTTATGAATGTGTTAGACTTTATGAGCTCAAAATTTGTCATTACATGTCTTAAGCATATTCCAACAATCTTGTCCATTGATTACATCCGCATGTAGAACCAAAGCAGTTTTCATTGTATCAATCACAACTAAACCCATCAATGATCACTAATGTTGACAGAATCAAATGACATAGACTCATCATGAAATGTGTAGCATAAAAATTACGTGAAGGTGACCTGTACATGCGTATTTTCAACTGGTCCTACTTTACCTCAATGAGATCATTTAATAACCTTAATGTACAAAGTGTAATaactgaataatatatatatatatatatatatatatatatatatatatatatatatatatatatatatatatatatatatatatatatatatatatatatataaccaaataTATCCAAAAGTCAATATATGCatacataaaatacataaaagtgaCTAACTCCCACTAAACTAAAGATTTTTCGAACTGTAAAACACTCATGTGAGCAACATGTTGATGAAAGACCTTAGGTGGAAGTCCCTTAGTAAGAAGATTTGCTATCATGGAGTTTGTCCCTAAGTGTTCTATGAAAATTTGTCCACTTTGTACCCTTTGCCATTCCATAACAACTAGGAACTTGATGTCTATATGCTTCGACTTGGTCGAGCTCCTATTGTTGTTAGAATACAATACAACTGATTTATTATCACAATATAACTTAAGTGGTCTTTCAATTCCTTCCATAATTTGGAGCCCTGTGACAAAATTTCTTAACCATATTCCATGATTTGATGCCTCATAGCATGCCACAAATTCTGCCGCCATAGTGGATGAAGTAGTAAGGGTTTGCTTGGCACTGCGCCAAGAAATCGCACCACcatttaatatgaaaatataaactaaAGTGGGTCACAAACTATCTAGGCATCCTGCAAAATTAGAGTCAGAATACCTAGTGATTTCCAATTGATCTGACCTCTTGTATGTGAGCATATAATACTTTGTTCTCTTCAATTACCTCATAACTCTTTTGGCTGCTTTCCAATGATCCATTCTTGGATTGCTTAAATATCTGCCTAATACCCCAACTATGTGTGCTATATCCGAACGTGTACATACTTGGGCATACATCAAACTTCCTACAGTTGATGCATAGGGAATCTTCTGTATTTCCCGAATttccaaatttcattttgggcACTGTTTGAGACTAAACTTGTCTCCCTTAGCAACCGAAGTATCCCTAGATTTACATTCCTACATGCCAAACCTTTTAAGTACCTTTTTGATATAACTCCTTTGTGATAATCCTAGAATACCCCGAGATCGATCTCGGTGTATCTGAATTCCAAATACAAAGGAGGCGTCACCAAGATCTTTCATTTCGAAGTTTCTTGATAGAAATCTCTTGGTTTTGTGCAACATACCTATATCATTAGTGGCAAGCagtatgtcatcaacatataagaccaagaaaatatacttgctcCCATTGAATTTGTGAAACAcacaatcatcaacaagattcATCTCGAAAACAAATGAGAGAATTACTTGATGAAATTTGTGATACCATTGACGAGATGTCTGTTTTAGcccataaattgattttttcagTTTGTAAACCATATTCTTTGGGTCTCCTGACACAAAGTTTTCTAGTTGCACCATATAAACTATCTCATCAATGTTGCCATTGAGAAATGTCGTCTTGACATCCATTCGATAAAGCACGAAATCATAATGTGCAACAAGAGCCATGATTGTCCTAAAAGAGTCTTTCGATGAAACTGGAGAGAAAGTCTCTTTAAAGTCAATCCCTTCCTTTTGGGTATAGCCCTTCGCTACAAGACGAGCCTTATACCTCTCCACATTACCTTTGAAATCCCGCTTGGTCTTAAATATCCATTTGCAACCAATGGGTTTCACACCTTCTGGTAATGGGACAAGTTCCCAAACCTTGTTGTCTTGCATGGACTTATACTCCTCATTCATTGCTTCAATCCACTTTTCTGAGTTGGAATCTTGCATGGCTTGATGGAAGATGACTGGGTCATCTTCCATCATACCATTATTTTCCTCATGTTCCCGGAGAAACACCACATAATCATCTAGAATAGCATTTCTCCTTTCTCTTGTAGATCTTCGCAAAGGTACTGTCTCATGAAGCATAGGTTCTTGAGGATCTTGAGTTTGTTCTTCATGAACGACCAAATTATCTTAAGTGGGAGATTCAATAACAATATCTTGTAGAGGTTCcgaattttctttatcaaaagcAATTATATGAATTGGTTCTGGAATTGTTATTGATTCTTCCTCTAAGACAAAGTCTCTGACCTTATTCTTCCCCCAAAACTCAATATATCCTCAAAGAATGTGGTAGTTCTCGTctcaaaaattgtctttaatttgGGATTTATAGCCCCTGGATCTTTCCGAATAACCAATAAAGTAGTTGCTCACTATTTGGGAGTCCAATTTCCTTTCATTTGGCTTATAAGGCCTTGCCTCAACTGGGCATTCCCATACATGAAAATGTTTCAGACTAGGCTTTCGCCCAACCCAAAGCTCATAAGGTGTTTTGGCAGCTGTCTTGGTTGACACTCTATTTAGAATGTAAGTTGTAATCTTTAGTGCCTCTCCCTAGAGTGACTCTGGTAAGTTAGAATAACAAATCATGTTTCTTACAATATCCTTATGAGTTCTATTTCGTCTTTCAGCTacaccattcatgctaggtGACCCTCGCATGGTGTACTGTGGGACGATTCCACATTCCTCTAGGTACCTGGCAAAAG
Above is a window of Glycine soja cultivar W05 chromosome 12, ASM419377v2, whole genome shotgun sequence DNA encoding:
- the LOC114378682 gene encoding transcription factor MYB41-like is translated as MGRVPCCDKNGLKKGPWTPEEDLKLTNYIQFHGPGNWRSLPKNAGLKRCGKSCRLRWTNYLRPDIKRGRFSLEEEDIIIQLHSILGNKWSAIASRLPGRTDNEIKNYWNTHIRKRLLRMGIDPVTHTPRLDLLDMSSILRSVFGNPSLLNMQGLLRAQALMNQGLLKLASTASLLSTINNDENPNLASHNYVQNQVTTPPSLDSAQFQFQMPTTQTNNVEVFSGTVANLSCSSSPSGDENLVLQQNQVGLSGNHDALVHSLNNANQNMECDSVLPTPVSSPNRLNSSSNYVRSGTDEERDSFFSDLFEFEIPESLDDIADIFL